The DNA window ccccccccccccacatccACTCCTTGCCTTCCCTCCCTTGCACTCAGTCCCTATCTCTCCCACTCACTCACTcccctttctttttctctttttcattCTCGCGGCCGCCGATGATTGATCAAGGTTTTCTAGGTTGGCCTTTTCCTGTTATTTGGTGTGGAATGTTTATGCACAGCGCCAAGTGGCCACGGCGCGCTGAGCAGccacacacgtgcacgcacacacgcacgcgcgcgcacgcacacacgtgtaCACACACCTGTGCACACACGTCATTGCAGGTGTTTATTAGTAGGGAGGACTTGTACTAATTCTGAGGATGGGGCTGTGCCCGTGAGGCCGCTCGCTCACTATCTGAATGccagtgcccccccccaaaggtACGACATGGCTGCCTGCAAGAAAATGTGGAAGTTCAATAGTTAATGTCTTTCCTTTTCCTTGACTCTTGTGGTCTCTAtctccttttcctcctcccccctGGTCTCCACCGCCTCTCCCTCTCAGTCATTCTGCAGCCCTCCACTCCTTGATGGGCTcgtctgtttttcttttttattttcacacctCACCATCCCccttttttattcttctttcAGGGCATTGTCTCGCAAGGCTCCCTCTCCCTTCTTCCCACCTCCaggttcttttctcctttcttcctctttgacatgaccaccaccaccagcagcagcagcagcagcagcagcaccacccagtctctcctttcctttcatacttctgctttttttttttgctgcattccccccttccctcccccACCAGGCTCTTTTTCCTCTCtagcctttttctttctgtctttcatGCACCCCCTCGTCactcctcctccctcttcttcttcctcctccactcagcgccccccctccccctgccGCTTCTGCTTCTTTCTTCCTTATCCCCCctcacctccctccctcctcccgtCCGTCCTAACTGCTTTTctctcctttctttctttcttcttgtcttTTGTCACTCTTACatcgaatttttttttcactttggacTGTCTCCATGGTTAATTAGTTATTCGAattaaatgttgaaatgtgaCAAACTGCATGTGGCGAAAAGTTCAAATGTCAGCTGTCCGTCTGTTTCGATAGTGACGAACGCACGTCCGTCCACCCAGAGAAGTCGCTCAATCTGCTCTGCGGGGGGAATGACAAAGTGCCTGTGTTGCGCTTGCATTGCACGTGCACACTCGTTTTCGCAAAGGAACTTCAGAATGGCGTGCACAAACGGGAGAGAATGTGCAGAGTACGGCGATGACTTGAGACGGGTTTTTCGACATACGAGGCGTCCTTAGACcggtttttgtttgttgcgaTTTATTTGCGAGCGCAAACTTGAGATAAGCGCGCTGTTTGGTGGCCACCAACTCAATTTAATTTACTCCACAACAGGCAACAGTTAGGCAGATGTTGAAGAAGTGAGCCAAAAATAGCCTCCGAGTTGTTTACAGTCAccttaaacaaaacaaagagcatTAAACTGTATATTTTCAGAACCACACCTTTTGGAATGGCGCTTTAGCTCGATGCTAACAGAAAATACCAAACATGCTTGACATACTAACGGTTAGCATCGCTAGTAATGTATTTGTGAACACAAACGACAGACAGAGCAACACATTTAAAGTTGTTATTCCCAATGAAAGAATAATTGGCGAGTCACTTACCGTCGTCGACGATTTCCTTTCTTACGTTGCTTCCCAGTGGCACGAGGGACCACATCAGAAGAAGCCTGGCATTCTCAGTGGACCCCGCCGCTAGTCGCAAGGGACACAGATCAGGCCGGGCCGCTAATAGCAAAAATCCACACGGAGACATTGGGAAATAAAGAAGTCAATTGTAGCCTCCTTCATTTCTCAAACGCCAACAAACCTGTAATTGGAAAGCAGCCTTAAATCATGACACGCAAACAGTGGACATTGTTTAATGACCGTATTACTGCGTGTCTTTAGAGTgctgtttttcaaaatgaacatttttcatttttgatactagaacggattaatggcatttccattcattgcGAAGGGAAAAGGTGATCCGAGATATTAAAGTCGTGTCTCAAGGTACCGCGCTGCATTAAGCGTGATCAAGTCAAGATagagcgtgtgtgcgtgcgtgcgtgcgtgcgtgagtccGCACATAGAAATGTGTGTTGCTGGATTGTATGTGGTGAGAGGAAGATAAGAcgtcgtgtgtgtgtctgtgtgtgtgtgtgtgtgcgtgcgtgcgtgtgcgtgtttgtaaAGAGAACagaggagagaaagagaagtGAGATGGGAAGGAGAGGGTGggaggaagagaaagaaatgGGGTGATGTGTGAGTGTTTGGCGGGGCGGAGGGCTGATGGGGGCGCGGGGgggggcaggcaggcaggcacagtCAGTTCTGATAACAGCAACAGTAGGAGGAGGACGAGCCGTGGTACcgcccctctctctctctctctctctctctctctctctctctctctctctctctctctctctctctctctctacctctcgctttctctctctccgcGGATATAAATCGGAGGCGGATTGTTTGACTCCCGCACTCCTTTCTCGTGAAGGATGAGATCGCTCAAACAGCTCAAGCATCACTCCGAGAACAATGTGGTGAGTCTACAAGACAACTTGGCATGATTTGGGAGGCGGGGGGCGACTTGTTTGCCGTCTTTTCAGACTCCCCAAACACTTGCGCGCGCGGTGTTTGCAGCCCGATCTGCGTGGCGCACCTTCGCCGCTTTGTCGCTAGGTGTCTGAATTTCCGCTGGCAACTTTGCGCAGCAAAGTGCAGGCCCGTCAGCCGGCCAGGGCCGGGCGAGCGTGCGGGCGGGCGCAATTAGCAAGGCTTCTCTTCGTCTCTCTTCTGCCTTGTCATTTGTCTTGTtgtctttcattttgtcagcCTTTCATTGCGCTCAGCTTTCTCTTCTTTCACTGTGTCCGCGCGGCTCGTACTCCCTccctttcctccctccctcaaccgtcgccctcctcctcctcctttcccTTTGCTTTCTGTCTTGCCACCTCTCTTTCACACGCTCACTCGATCTCTCCTTCCCCTTCCCTCCTCTGCCCTCTTTCTTTATCTTTCAGCCCCTCCATCTCATTTCTCTCCTTGTCTGACTAcatccctctctccctccctccactcCTCCCCCGCCCACAGCGCGCTTtcgctctctgtctctctctctccttccttccctccttcttttctttctcactcacacagacgcttttcaaacacacacccaGTCactctttccttttctttcacGCCCAAGCACACAAGCAAGAGCCTGTTTGTCagtctgcctgtctgtcagtctgcctgtcagtcagtcagtcagtcagtcagtctgtctgtctgtctgtctgtctgtctgtctgtctgtctgtctgtctgtctgtctgtctgtctgtctgtctgtctgtctgtcagtctGTCTGCCTGTGTCGGCCGACTTTAAAAATAGTCACGACGTCACGCGCTTATGGGGGCATCCGGGTCTCCTCGGCTCACCCCACACAGTCATTGACTGtttcctctttatttattttccttttcactATTGCGTCCCCAAAACGCTGCACCGTATGTAATAAGCGCGATGGAGCAAAGTACGGGCCGGGTCGGCGCTTGCCACCACACCGTTACAGCGGGTGCCAATCAAAAGTACATGCAGCCAAAAAGCTCGGCGCCCTCTAGTTTAGAGCCTTCATCCATTTGTATTTGGAGTGTGcacctctctctcgctctgtctatctctctctctccgccATAATTTCCCAGGGAGTTCTGAGTGAGCTCAGCCCTCGATCAAAAGTCTGTTAGGAAGACGAGACCCTAACCCGCCGGTCGACATTGGGCAATACCGAGGCCGCGCTTTTTACCCTAGCCGAACGGGACGCCGTAACTCTGACGCGGGAAGCGCCGGGACGGTCGGCGGAAGTCGACTTCCAGGCCGGACCCGCGTCCCTTCTCATGCTCCCGTGGAGGAAGGAAGCAGAGTGCTACGCGTCGCTGCCGTTTGAGCTCCTTCGCCTCGTGTTGTGCCCATTCAAAGCGAGCAAAGAGTCAAGGCGGAGCCGCTTTGACAGAAGAACCCTGAAAACGGCTCTCCTGGAAACCCGAGGTAGATTGGGCACAATAAAAGGCGAGGACGGACCCCTTTGACAGTGCAGGAAGCCGTTAGCCTTGTTAGCAAGATCAGGAGGCTGAAAAGGGGAAACATAAGGTGGGCTTTTGTAACAACGGAGAGAGGCACACTCTTTTCCTGATTCAAAGTGTGCCTTTCTTCCAGGACCAGGAGATTGGGCGCACGCCGCGGCCGTACCCAAAGCTAAGCCGAGGCCAAATGGACGCCGGCACGCAGACGGAACCCGTGGTGGTTCTATCGTTGGCTCAGGCCGCCGTTCTCGGACTCATCtcccaaaatgaaattttcgGCGCCACCATCGCTCCAAACGGCTTTTACACGGGAGAGTCCAAAGAGGGCCCGCCTCTGGCCACGGAGTACCACGAGTGCGCCGACCAGCTGATCGGGGCCAACGGGGACTACCTACCCGAGCCCGCCGGGGATCCGGCCTCTCGGCTCAGCGCCGGCGAGAGGAGACGGCCGTGTCCTCGCGGAGCCAAGAGACCCAGGAGCGACGGGGAGCCGGCGGCCAGCCCACACGCTCGGGTGAAAGGCGAACTCATCGAGTCGGAGACGTCTCCCGATTGCGTCGACGTGAGCGACGGCTCGTGTGCCCGCGCCATGCGAGGGGATCCGAAAAGCTCTGTGAAAGAGCCAGCCTGCGGCAACGGTCCTTCGTGCGTCCGAGAAGCGTCCCTGCCGCAAGAGCAGAGCGTGGACGGGGAGGAAGAGGACTCGCTGGTGGGGGAGGAACCCGAGGAGGAGGCCCTCAATCTAAAGACTGGCGGAGGGAGCGGCAAAGACGACCCGTATTTGGAAGCCAACCAGGCGCCCTTCCAGTCTGCCTACGAGGAAAGCGGCCAGGCGGCGCTGTGGTCGGACCCCGAGGGTCTGGCCAGGCGAATGCAAATGGACCGCCTGGACATCAACGTGCAGATCGACGAGTCTTACTGCGTGGACGTGGGCGAGGGCCTGAAACGCTGGAAGTGCCGAATGTGCGACAAGTCGTACACGTCCAAATACAACCTGGTCACGCACATCCTGGGCCACAACGGGATCAAGCCCCACGAGTGCAGCCGCTGCGGCAAACTCTTCAAGCAGCCCAGCCACCTGCAAACCCACCTGCTGACCCACCAGGGCACCCGGCCCCACAAGTGCGCCGTCTGCGACAAGGCCTTCACCCAGACCAGCCACCTGAAGCGCCACATGCTGCAGCACACCGACGTCAAGCCCTACAGCTGCCGCTTCTGCGCCCGCGGCTTCGCCTACCCCAGTGAGCTGAGGACCCACGAGGGCAAGCACCAGAACGGCCAGTGCCACGCGTGTCGCCGCTGTGGCGTGGACTTCCCCACCTACGGGCACCTGAAGCGCCACCTGGGCAGCCACCAGGGTCCCGCCGCCAGTGCCGCCGCCTACCAGTGCGGCCAGTGCCACAAGTCCTTTGCCTACCGCAGCCAGCTACAGAACCACTCCATGAAGCATCAGAACGTGCGGCCCTACGTTTGCCCCGAGTGCGGCGTGGAGTTTGTCCAGATCCACCACCTGCGGCAACACGCCCTCACGCACAAGGTACGCTGCACGAGTCTGCCTTTTACTGTTTGGAGAGTCAAAGAAACTAACTGACTGTGATGGTCTTTTCCATCTAAAATGCcaatgccgccgccgccacgcgTTGCTAATCTTCAACACGACTCGTTTGGCTCCATCTGGTGTCTGCCGCTGTTGAAAAGCAATTTGAATCTTTCGTTGAATCAGCATTTTTTGAACACAGATTGGCACGGTATTTCCGCCACTGTTGGCAAAAAGCCACCTGAAATCAAAAGCTCGTAAGGGTTTgcaaaaaagctttttctcCATGGGAACGCGACGGTCACGGAGAGCCCTTCCGCCTCCTTCCCGCAGGGAACCAAAGAATTCAAGTGTGAAGTCTGCTCCAGAGAGTTCACCCTGTCCGccaacctgaagagacacatGTTGATCCATGCTAGCGTCAGACCCTTCCAGTGCCACGTGTGCTTCAAGACCTTTGTCCAGAAGCAGACCCTCAAGACACACATGATTGTCCACTTGCCCGTCAAGCCCTTCAAGTGCAAGGTAAGGCCGGGCCAAAATCCGTTGGGAGCTCAAGGAAAGCAAAGAGCTACCTCTGTGCTCTGCTCTTGCAGGTGTGCGCCAAGTCCTTCAACCGAATGTACAACCTCCTGGGCCACATGCACCTCCACGCCGGCAGCAAGCCTTTCAAGTGCCCTTACTGCAGCAGCAAATTCAACCTGAAGGGCAACCTCAGCCGACACATGAAGGTCAAGCACGGCATCGCCGACGGCATCGCCGCCGAGGGCCGAGGTACGCCGCTCTCTTGGGCAAAGTCGGGGCTGGGCCCGGGCCCAGGTACGCCAGGTCGGGGTTGTTCTGTGTTTGGCTGCTATGGGCGCCCTCCAATGCCATTTCTCTCTGCCTCTTCCTTCAGGGCCGCCCCGAGACACAGAAGGCCGGGAGGACTACGAGGAGGGGAGATTTGACTTTGGCGAGCCAGAGAACCGGGCAGATGGCACCGACGCAGCGGACACTCCCAAACTCTCCCCACTGGACTACTACGGCACCTACGGCACGGGAGCGGGGCGCTGCGGCAACGCGTGAGGGCGCAGCGCCACCTCGGCCGACACGAGGGACGGACGCCATTTGTTACTATTTTGCTCGGCCGTTGGTACGCAATGTTAGGAAGCCGCTTTTCCCACAGTTGAACACTGGTCAACTTTGGCTTGCTCTGTGATGAATTCCAAAGTTGTCTGCGACCCTGGCCAGAgtggcgagcgagcgagcgagcgagcattTATTTCGACGCAAATGTAGACCGAGCGCTAGGTCGCATTGACTACCGCTGTCGCGTTTTTGCCGTTGAGCGCTCAGCGTCAGCCATCCCTTAGTTTATGAATGGAACTATTTGGGTGTCAGAAAAACAGAGAGAACGGCGCCGCACTACCAAAGAATCTCCAGGTGCAATTTCAGACCTTGTCAAATTGCATTCAGGCAAAGTCGCGGCTGCTGCATTTCCCAAAAGCAGCAAACCTAGCAGTCTTAGCACAACATtttcttgctttgtttttaatctcaAACACGGTTTACGAGAGCAACGGCCATCAtacagttgaaataaaaatgctcatgccTCTTTCCATCAGCATCAGGAGGAATCAA is part of the Syngnathus acus chromosome 6, fSynAcu1.2, whole genome shotgun sequence genome and encodes:
- the znf710a gene encoding zinc finger protein 710a isoform X2, whose product is MRSLKQLKHHSENNVDQEIGRTPRPYPKLSRGQMDAGTQTEPVVVLSLAQAAVLGLISQNEIFGATIAPNGFYTGESKEGPPLATEYHECADQLIGANGDYLPEPAGDPASRLSAGERRRPCPRGAKRPRSDGEPAASPHARVKGELIESETSPDCVDVSDGSCARAMRGDPKSSVKEPACGNGPSCVREASLPQEQSVDGEEEDSLVGEEPEEEALNLKTGGGSGKDDPYLEANQAPFQSAYEESGQAALWSDPEGLARRMQMDRLDINVQIDESYCVDVGEGLKRWKCRMCDKSYTSKYNLVTHILGHNGIKPHECSRCGKLFKQPSHLQTHLLTHQGTRPHKCAVCDKAFTQTSHLKRHMLQHTDVKPYSCRFCARGFAYPSELRTHEGKHQNGQCHACRRCGVDFPTYGHLKRHLGSHQGPAASAAAYQCGQCHKSFAYRSQLQNHSMKHQNVRPYVCPECGVEFVQIHHLRQHALTHKGTKEFKCEVCSREFTLSANLKRHMLIHASVRPFQCHVCFKTFVQKQTLKTHMIVHLPVKPFKCKVCAKSFNRMYNLLGHMHLHAGSKPFKCPYCSSKFNLKGNLSRHMKVKHGIADGIAAEGRGPPRDTEGREDYEEGRFDFGEPENRADGTDAADTPKLSPLDYYGTYGTGAGRCGNA
- the znf710a gene encoding zinc finger protein 710a isoform X1, giving the protein MRSLKQLKHHSENNVDQEIGRTPRPYPKLSRGQMDAGTQTEPVVVLSLAQAAVLGLISQNEIFGATIAPNGFYTGESKEGPPLATEYHECADQLIGANGDYLPEPAGDPASRLSAGERRRPCPRGAKRPRSDGEPAASPHARVKGELIESETSPDCVDVSDGSCARAMRGDPKSSVKEPACGNGPSCVREASLPQEQSVDGEEEDSLVGEEPEEEALNLKTGGGSGKDDPYLEANQAPFQSAYEESGQAALWSDPEGLARRMQMDRLDINVQIDESYCVDVGEGLKRWKCRMCDKSYTSKYNLVTHILGHNGIKPHECSRCGKLFKQPSHLQTHLLTHQGTRPHKCAVCDKAFTQTSHLKRHMLQHTDVKPYSCRFCARGFAYPSELRTHEGKHQNGQCHACRRCGVDFPTYGHLKRHLGSHQGPAASAAAYQCGQCHKSFAYRSQLQNHSMKHQNVRPYVCPECGVEFVQIHHLRQHALTHKGTKEFKCEVCSREFTLSANLKRHMLIHASVRPFQCHVCFKTFVQKQTLKTHMIVHLPVKPFKCKVCAKSFNRMYNLLGHMHLHAGSKPFKCPYCSSKFNLKGNLSRHMKVKHGIADGIAAEGRGTPLSWAKSGLGPGPGPPRDTEGREDYEEGRFDFGEPENRADGTDAADTPKLSPLDYYGTYGTGAGRCGNA
- the znf710a gene encoding zinc finger protein 710a isoform X3, yielding MDAGTQTEPVVVLSLAQAAVLGLISQNEIFGATIAPNGFYTGESKEGPPLATEYHECADQLIGANGDYLPEPAGDPASRLSAGERRRPCPRGAKRPRSDGEPAASPHARVKGELIESETSPDCVDVSDGSCARAMRGDPKSSVKEPACGNGPSCVREASLPQEQSVDGEEEDSLVGEEPEEEALNLKTGGGSGKDDPYLEANQAPFQSAYEESGQAALWSDPEGLARRMQMDRLDINVQIDESYCVDVGEGLKRWKCRMCDKSYTSKYNLVTHILGHNGIKPHECSRCGKLFKQPSHLQTHLLTHQGTRPHKCAVCDKAFTQTSHLKRHMLQHTDVKPYSCRFCARGFAYPSELRTHEGKHQNGQCHACRRCGVDFPTYGHLKRHLGSHQGPAASAAAYQCGQCHKSFAYRSQLQNHSMKHQNVRPYVCPECGVEFVQIHHLRQHALTHKGTKEFKCEVCSREFTLSANLKRHMLIHASVRPFQCHVCFKTFVQKQTLKTHMIVHLPVKPFKCKVCAKSFNRMYNLLGHMHLHAGSKPFKCPYCSSKFNLKGNLSRHMKVKHGIADGIAAEGRGTPLSWAKSGLGPGPGPPRDTEGREDYEEGRFDFGEPENRADGTDAADTPKLSPLDYYGTYGTGAGRCGNA